A window of the Cystobacter fuscus genome harbors these coding sequences:
- the tyrS gene encoding tyrosine--tRNA ligase: MSENPLRKATPQEQFEEVTRGTVDLQVAEELKKKLERSYETGKPLVIKAGFDPSRPDLHLGHSLLLTRMRRFQEFGHQVVFLIGDFTALIGDPSGKNTTRPALTRDEVKANAQTYQEQVFKVLDEARTQVRFNSEWLDKLGTEGMIRLAARYSVQRMLERDDFKKRFRDNRSIAIHEFLYPLLQGYDSVALKADVELGATDQLFNLLVGRQLMKEEGMEAQVIMTGPILEGLDARLVDGKITGDKMSKSLDNYVGLSESPDQIYGKLMSITDDLMWRYYELLSSRTLKELATLKEQVTSGAVHPKAAKSGFAQEIAARFHTPEAAEQAMQAWEQRYSQKKLVAEEQPLVEVPLGGAPTIALAKALAEAKLVASGTEGRKLMGQGGVRVNGEKVMDPKHELPAGEYLVQVGKHKSARLKLA; this comes from the coding sequence ATGTCCGAAAACCCCCTGCGCAAGGCGACCCCCCAGGAGCAGTTCGAGGAAGTCACCCGCGGCACCGTGGATCTCCAGGTGGCCGAGGAGCTCAAGAAGAAGCTCGAGCGCTCGTATGAGACGGGCAAGCCGCTCGTCATCAAGGCGGGCTTCGATCCAAGCCGGCCCGACCTGCACCTGGGCCACTCGCTGCTGCTCACGCGCATGCGGCGCTTCCAGGAGTTCGGCCACCAGGTGGTGTTCCTCATCGGCGACTTCACCGCGCTCATCGGAGACCCCTCGGGCAAGAACACCACGCGCCCCGCGCTCACGCGCGACGAGGTCAAGGCCAACGCCCAGACGTACCAGGAGCAGGTCTTCAAGGTGCTCGACGAGGCGCGCACCCAGGTGCGCTTCAACTCCGAGTGGTTGGACAAGCTGGGCACCGAGGGGATGATCCGCCTGGCGGCGCGCTACTCGGTGCAGCGCATGCTCGAGCGCGATGACTTCAAGAAGCGCTTCCGTGACAACCGCTCCATCGCCATCCACGAGTTCCTCTATCCGCTCCTGCAGGGCTACGACTCGGTGGCGCTCAAGGCGGACGTGGAGCTGGGCGCGACGGATCAGCTCTTCAACCTGCTGGTGGGCCGCCAGCTCATGAAGGAAGAGGGCATGGAGGCCCAGGTCATCATGACGGGCCCCATCCTCGAGGGGCTGGATGCCCGGCTGGTCGACGGGAAGATCACCGGCGACAAGATGTCCAAGAGCCTGGACAATTACGTGGGCCTGAGCGAGTCGCCGGATCAGATCTACGGCAAGCTCATGAGCATCACGGATGACTTGATGTGGCGCTACTACGAGCTGCTCTCCTCGCGCACGCTCAAGGAGCTCGCCACGCTCAAGGAGCAGGTGACCAGCGGCGCCGTGCACCCCAAGGCGGCCAAGTCGGGCTTCGCGCAGGAGATCGCCGCTCGCTTCCACACCCCCGAGGCCGCGGAGCAGGCGATGCAGGCCTGGGAGCAGCGCTACTCGCAGAAGAAGCTCGTCGCCGAGGAGCAGCCGCTGGTGGAGGTGCCGCTCGGGGGCGCGCCGACGATCGCGCTCGCCAAGGCGCTGGCGGAGGCGAAGCTCGTGGCGTCCGGCACCGAGGGCCGCAAGCTCATGGGCCAGGGCGGCGTCCGGGTCAATGGCGAGAAGGTCATGGACCCCAAGCACGAGCTGCCCGCGGGCGAGTACCTGGTGCAGGTGGGCAAGCACAAATCGGCGCGGCTCAAGCTCGCCTAG
- a CDS encoding EndoU domain-containing protein, whose product MRSARLSALLVVLSLLCLAPARALAAGAFVSGEALRAVKEPESSAVVFTVEPGVAYPVLKKGGPGREWCKLKSAAGEGWVKCDGTADLPEKPRLSGEFLASRDRAPQAAPLPAQAPVATGCETRCTRPPLLSQAPALTPVDREVLGMCPARPDAAVSAGDVRRFMATHYEDPRLQRALSSAGRTGTRQTQVDWLTGLWVSTGPRNAFTHVFCGDDWTTRTIGGLHYLPRYAQLESEGKLCFDGPARSGQALREGQYVIRYRGVAPWSCAEKKLGGFTQQADPVAMVAIGTRAFARCCTRDGGRKEGGVYAAADLGPTAWRIWCGTRNGTYGIASLYPTDERPTCGE is encoded by the coding sequence ATGCGATCCGCCCGCCTCTCCGCCCTCCTCGTTGTCCTGAGCCTGCTGTGTCTCGCCCCCGCGCGCGCCCTCGCCGCGGGAGCCTTCGTGTCCGGCGAGGCCCTGCGAGCGGTGAAGGAGCCCGAGTCCTCCGCGGTCGTCTTCACCGTGGAGCCGGGCGTCGCCTACCCGGTGCTCAAGAAGGGAGGACCCGGACGCGAGTGGTGCAAGCTGAAGAGTGCGGCGGGCGAGGGTTGGGTGAAGTGCGACGGCACGGCGGATCTGCCCGAGAAGCCCCGCCTGAGTGGAGAGTTCCTGGCCTCGCGGGACCGGGCTCCCCAGGCGGCGCCCCTGCCCGCCCAGGCGCCCGTGGCCACGGGCTGTGAGACCCGGTGCACCCGCCCTCCCCTGCTGAGCCAGGCGCCCGCGCTCACGCCGGTGGATCGCGAGGTGCTCGGCATGTGCCCGGCGCGGCCCGACGCCGCGGTGAGCGCGGGTGACGTGCGGCGCTTCATGGCCACGCACTACGAGGATCCCCGCCTCCAACGGGCCCTGTCATCGGCGGGCCGGACGGGCACGCGCCAGACCCAGGTCGACTGGCTCACCGGCCTCTGGGTGAGCACCGGCCCGCGCAACGCCTTCACCCACGTCTTCTGTGGCGATGACTGGACCACGCGCACCATCGGCGGGCTGCACTACCTGCCGCGCTACGCCCAGCTCGAGTCCGAGGGCAAGCTGTGCTTCGACGGGCCGGCACGAAGTGGCCAGGCGCTGCGCGAGGGCCAGTACGTCATCCGCTACCGGGGCGTGGCGCCCTGGTCCTGTGCCGAGAAGAAGCTCGGCGGCTTCACCCAGCAGGCGGATCCCGTGGCGATGGTGGCCATTGGAACTCGCGCCTTCGCCCGCTGCTGCACCCGGGACGGGGGCCGCAAGGAGGGCGGCGTGTACGCGGCGGCGGACCTGGGTCCCACCGCGTGGCGGATCTGGTGCGGCACGCGCAACGGCACCTATGGCATCGCCTCGCTCTACCCCACCGACGAGCGGCCGACCTGCGGCGAGTGA
- a CDS encoding SOS response-associated peptidase: MCGRVTIQTPALAIARELGLAGVRSALERPRYNLAPTQLMPVVLNDGERMLDTVRWGLIPSWAKDASIGNKLINARGETVAEKPSFRSALKRRRCLVLVDGWFEWKQSTKPKTPYLFKREDGRPIAFAGLWEEWTAPDTGEVLRTCAVITTGPNRLMAPIHDRMPVILRPEAQAVWLRPEPQDAAELQPLLVPNEDEPLVAWEVGRVVNSPTNDVVACVERVASQPALL; encoded by the coding sequence ATGTGTGGCCGCGTCACCATCCAGACCCCCGCCCTGGCGATCGCCCGTGAGCTGGGCCTCGCCGGCGTCCGCTCCGCCCTCGAGCGCCCCCGCTACAACCTCGCCCCCACCCAGCTGATGCCCGTGGTCCTCAACGACGGGGAGCGGATGCTGGACACGGTGCGCTGGGGCCTCATCCCCTCCTGGGCCAAGGACGCCTCCATCGGCAACAAGCTCATCAACGCCCGGGGCGAGACGGTGGCGGAGAAGCCCAGCTTCCGCTCCGCCCTCAAGCGCCGGCGCTGCCTGGTGCTCGTGGATGGCTGGTTCGAGTGGAAGCAGTCCACGAAGCCCAAGACGCCCTACCTCTTCAAGCGAGAGGACGGACGGCCGATCGCCTTCGCCGGCCTGTGGGAGGAGTGGACCGCACCGGACACCGGCGAGGTGCTGCGCACCTGCGCCGTCATCACCACGGGCCCCAACCGGCTCATGGCGCCCATCCACGATCGCATGCCCGTCATCCTGCGCCCGGAAGCACAAGCGGTGTGGCTGCGCCCCGAGCCCCAGGACGCCGCGGAGCTCCAGCCCCTGCTGGTGCCCAACGAGGACGAGCCCCTGGTGGCCTGGGAGGTGGGCCGGGTGGTGAACTCTCCGACCAACGACGTGGTGGCGTGCGTGGAGCGCGTGGCCAGCCAGCCCGCCCTCCTCTGA
- a CDS encoding SAM-dependent methyltransferase yields MVGSPSAMGKPYRPKDHYFKKAKQEGLRARSAFKVDEILKRYPFLKKGATVLDLGAAPGGFLQILADTVGPGGRVIGVDIVPIRPFTQPFVKTAVLDVLADDFDAKLRELYDGPFDAVISDMAPKTSGIRTTDEARSLRLARKALEVSVTRGRPGSAFVAKLFMGGEFEEFRQEVRAHFQEVKLVRPEATRGASMEVYVIGLVRVTSGPKSE; encoded by the coding sequence ATGGTAGGGAGCCCGTCCGCCATGGGCAAGCCCTACCGTCCTAAAGACCATTATTTCAAGAAAGCCAAGCAAGAGGGTCTCCGCGCCCGTTCCGCCTTCAAGGTGGACGAGATCCTCAAACGCTACCCCTTCTTGAAGAAGGGGGCGACGGTGCTCGATCTGGGGGCGGCCCCCGGGGGGTTCCTGCAGATCCTCGCCGACACGGTGGGGCCGGGGGGACGGGTGATCGGCGTGGACATCGTGCCCATCCGGCCCTTCACCCAGCCCTTCGTGAAGACGGCGGTGCTGGATGTGCTGGCCGACGACTTCGACGCGAAGCTGCGCGAGCTGTACGACGGGCCCTTCGACGCCGTCATCTCCGACATGGCCCCCAAGACGAGCGGCATCCGCACCACCGACGAGGCGCGCAGCCTGCGGCTGGCCCGCAAGGCGCTCGAGGTGTCCGTCACCCGGGGCCGCCCGGGCTCGGCCTTCGTGGCCAAGCTCTTCATGGGCGGCGAGTTCGAGGAATTCCGGCAGGAGGTGCGTGCCCATTTCCAGGAGGTGAAGCTCGTCCGCCCGGAGGCCACTCGAGGGGCGAGTATGGAAGTGTACGTTATCGGATTGGTCCGCGTGACCAGCGGGCCGAAATCAGAATAG
- the xdhC gene encoding xanthine dehydrogenase accessory protein XdhC — protein MTLYAEIATLIAEGRAFVLATVIESAGSTPQKPGSKMVVLEDGSLRGTVGGGAIEFQIIEAARQLFSAPERTRTLETHLTHELGMCCGGRMKVFLEKHEAPMRLTLFGAGHVAREVAALALHVDFRVTVVDARPEWASSERFPGCEVLLKDPADHARALSSDARDCFCVTTHDHPLDQAVLEALLPKPSAYVGVIGSRRKAERFRMRLEAAGVEAAALERLRSPMGLPIGALTPAEIAVSIVAELIQVRRSASPRK, from the coding sequence ATGACCCTCTACGCGGAGATCGCCACCCTCATCGCCGAAGGCCGCGCCTTCGTGCTCGCCACGGTCATCGAGAGCGCCGGCAGTACGCCCCAGAAGCCGGGCTCGAAGATGGTGGTGCTCGAGGATGGTTCGCTGCGCGGCACCGTGGGCGGCGGCGCCATCGAGTTCCAAATCATCGAGGCCGCTCGCCAGCTCTTCTCGGCCCCCGAGCGCACCCGCACTCTCGAGACCCACCTCACCCACGAGCTGGGCATGTGCTGTGGCGGCCGGATGAAGGTGTTCCTCGAGAAGCACGAGGCCCCCATGCGCCTCACCCTTTTCGGGGCCGGGCACGTGGCTCGGGAGGTGGCGGCGCTCGCCCTCCACGTGGACTTCCGCGTCACCGTGGTGGACGCCCGGCCCGAGTGGGCCTCGTCCGAGCGCTTCCCGGGGTGCGAGGTGCTCCTGAAGGATCCCGCCGACCACGCGCGCGCCCTGAGCTCCGACGCCCGGGACTGCTTCTGCGTCACCACGCACGATCACCCCCTGGACCAGGCGGTGCTGGAGGCCCTGCTGCCCAAGCCCTCGGCCTACGTGGGCGTCATCGGGAGCCGGCGCAAGGCGGAGCGCTTCCGGATGCGGCTGGAGGCAGCCGGCGTGGAGGCGGCGGCACTGGAGCGCCTCCGCTCGCCCATGGGCCTGCCCATCGGCGCGCTGACTCCCGCGGAGATCGCCGTCTCCATCGTGGCGGAACTCATCCAGGTGCGCCGGAGCGCGTCCCCCCGGAAGTGA
- a CDS encoding DUF3616 domain-containing protein, translating into MFTTSLLLTTFLGAAPATTTPAPPPPATRKVVTFEGTCDASGAVELKGGLFLVGDDENNVLRVYDGNTGGPPVQTFDLSPALGLPAGKKQAPETDIEAATPLPPLSFWMTSHGRKSSGKLDTNRFRFFATRTSEDGKDVRLEGKPYTRLLDELLAAPQLAPFGLVPASQKAPKEEGGLNIEGLTVMEDGKSFLIGFRNPRPQGKALAVTLLNPLELLQGKPARLGPALLLDLGGQGIRSMSRWRGRYLIIGGSASGSEGSRLFVWDGKAERPTVVTGADFTGLNPEAFVSYEDKDEILVLSDDGTHLIDGVECKRLKDPAPKRFRGVWISPTATP; encoded by the coding sequence ATGTTCACGACCTCGCTTCTGCTGACCACGTTCCTGGGCGCCGCGCCCGCGACCACCACCCCTGCCCCGCCCCCGCCAGCGACCCGGAAGGTCGTGACGTTCGAGGGCACGTGTGACGCATCCGGCGCGGTGGAGCTCAAGGGAGGCCTGTTCCTCGTGGGGGACGACGAGAACAACGTGCTGCGCGTCTACGACGGCAACACCGGAGGCCCTCCGGTGCAGACCTTCGACCTGTCCCCCGCGCTGGGGCTTCCCGCGGGGAAGAAGCAGGCGCCCGAGACGGACATCGAGGCGGCGACGCCCCTGCCGCCCCTCTCCTTCTGGATGACGTCCCATGGGCGCAAGAGTTCCGGGAAGCTGGACACCAACCGCTTCCGCTTCTTCGCCACCCGCACCTCCGAGGACGGCAAGGACGTACGGCTCGAGGGCAAGCCGTACACGCGCCTGCTGGACGAGCTGCTCGCCGCGCCCCAGCTCGCGCCGTTCGGCCTCGTTCCGGCGTCCCAGAAAGCACCCAAGGAGGAAGGAGGGCTCAACATCGAGGGCCTGACGGTGATGGAGGATGGGAAGTCCTTCCTGATCGGCTTCCGCAATCCCCGGCCCCAGGGCAAGGCGCTCGCCGTCACGCTGCTCAACCCGCTGGAATTGCTCCAGGGCAAGCCCGCGCGGCTGGGCCCCGCGCTGTTGCTGGACCTGGGAGGACAAGGCATCCGCTCCATGTCGCGGTGGAGGGGCCGCTACCTCATCATCGGAGGCTCCGCGTCCGGCAGCGAGGGCTCGCGTCTGTTCGTCTGGGACGGGAAGGCGGAGCGGCCCACGGTCGTCACCGGCGCCGACTTCACCGGCCTCAACCCCGAGGCCTTCGTCTCGTACGAGGACAAGGACGAGATCCTCGTGCTCAGTGATGACGGGACACACTTGATCGACGGCGTGGAGTGCAAGAGATTGAAGGATCCCGCTCCCAAGCGGTTCCGGGGAGTCTGGATCTCGCCCACTGCCACTCCGTGA
- a CDS encoding LysM peptidoglycan-binding domain-containing protein — MSGTHTVAQGETLPEIAQRNNLTLGQLVAANPDLCPQSGATPSASPGQTLAIPPPTFSTQVDSQTGVSLCPLNNPNFVGVLLWPSWRFPQPETPAAQISQTGTLVDHWHYVPGVLNLNVSPPNWSQAERFTEASYSHDVLHAGDPLPHIQVDVFRAGAGGDLDDHATLSGQVPLVSSFSDGAGRFQFNLEPGDYVLSLKGRFSFIQNDFQGGVLPSPPQSRHNGVQVDALQNLEGRHRLHLLMTVTAQQVTFTSAGGGAFAVERLLASGQTAADIVRTTPYRFCVLPLAIRSNSSQWEACTESLRRAFNVQPAQVQALLRRTPVLDMDALHRWPIEGAASAPSGADAGNDLLKRTLLLSGQENTVRRSAAYDHAYWSFATAEATTRSRGRFVPLGSQGIFLGDNPLYGLASKTKDTYGRYALRMTAPLLEGRDIRELKIRLILWGSDTQWVDLRNDRFDQALRDALIRFKANRQLFRRKLLNAQNGSDYARSTITALVDDETYAMLDSELPSLNLDSVADSDDPLQQGTALLTDQGYSRLLFYAAEISRRRIAPERNIHVHSSFRTVAHNRRVYLGLNRLHWRLANSAPVATFEQSGFTTQVGGVMGANNTAHVAGASVTAATVRYREPRGTYVGGSGDYWAPDYSRHTTGRALDYCMRHPGHVVEAVQRDTDALKLFGAVRSTHADGRLWLEPRKVNASSAAGTTTWIHMDTGDIPMAKEEFVLTDEDARGPRWDANLILRGRVLQQGSARLGTRVRLHQGDQILATTYTDLEGRFSLRVRQGQVTGSYTVRASYNPQYPYQPPPEVAAQDLEAPAQSVTFTYAGEEIILGDITLPEPVANNPAGQ; from the coding sequence ATGAGCGGAACCCATACCGTCGCACAGGGAGAGACCCTTCCGGAGATCGCCCAGCGGAACAATCTGACGCTTGGCCAGTTGGTGGCAGCCAACCCGGATCTGTGTCCGCAGTCCGGCGCGACTCCGTCGGCCAGTCCGGGTCAGACCCTGGCGATTCCTCCCCCTACCTTCAGCACTCAAGTGGACTCCCAGACGGGGGTGTCGCTCTGCCCGTTGAACAACCCCAACTTCGTCGGTGTCTTGCTCTGGCCATCCTGGCGTTTCCCTCAGCCGGAGACACCTGCCGCGCAAATCAGCCAGACGGGAACCCTGGTAGATCACTGGCACTACGTTCCAGGTGTTCTCAACCTGAATGTCTCGCCGCCGAATTGGAGTCAGGCCGAGCGTTTCACCGAGGCCTCCTATTCCCATGACGTGCTGCACGCGGGGGATCCCCTGCCTCACATCCAGGTGGATGTGTTCCGGGCGGGCGCGGGGGGAGACCTCGACGACCATGCCACGCTGAGTGGGCAGGTTCCTCTTGTTTCTTCTTTTTCGGATGGGGCGGGACGATTCCAGTTCAACCTGGAGCCGGGCGACTATGTCCTTTCCCTGAAGGGCCGCTTCTCGTTCATCCAGAACGACTTCCAGGGAGGTGTGCTCCCTTCCCCGCCCCAGAGCCGACACAATGGCGTTCAGGTCGACGCACTCCAGAACCTGGAGGGGCGCCACCGGCTACACTTGTTGATGACCGTCACCGCGCAGCAGGTCACCTTCACCTCCGCTGGTGGAGGCGCTTTCGCGGTCGAGCGATTGCTCGCGAGTGGGCAAACCGCGGCGGACATCGTTCGAACGACGCCCTATCGCTTCTGCGTCCTCCCCCTGGCCATCAGGAGCAACAGCAGCCAATGGGAGGCCTGTACCGAATCCCTGCGCAGGGCCTTCAACGTCCAGCCTGCGCAGGTGCAGGCGTTGCTGCGGCGGACTCCCGTGCTCGACATGGACGCGCTTCATCGTTGGCCCATCGAAGGTGCGGCGAGCGCTCCTTCGGGGGCTGATGCGGGCAATGACCTGCTCAAGCGGACGCTGCTGCTCAGCGGTCAGGAAAACACCGTCAGGCGCTCCGCGGCTTATGATCACGCCTACTGGTCCTTCGCCACCGCCGAGGCTACTACCAGGAGTCGTGGCCGGTTCGTCCCCCTGGGGTCGCAGGGCATCTTCCTGGGAGACAACCCTCTTTATGGCCTGGCTTCCAAGACGAAGGACACCTACGGGAGGTACGCGCTGCGGATGACTGCCCCCCTCCTGGAGGGGCGCGACATTCGCGAGCTGAAGATTCGTCTGATTCTGTGGGGCAGCGACACCCAATGGGTGGATCTTCGCAACGACCGCTTCGACCAGGCCCTGCGCGACGCGCTCATTCGCTTCAAGGCGAATCGCCAGCTCTTCCGACGGAAGCTCCTGAACGCCCAGAACGGCTCCGACTACGCCAGAAGCACCATCACCGCGCTCGTCGACGATGAGACCTATGCCATGTTGGACTCGGAGCTTCCCTCACTCAATCTCGACAGTGTTGCCGACTCCGATGACCCGCTTCAGCAGGGAACGGCCCTCCTCACGGATCAGGGCTACAGCCGTCTGCTCTTCTATGCGGCGGAGATCAGCCGTCGGCGCATCGCTCCCGAACGAAACATCCATGTCCACAGCTCCTTCCGCACCGTGGCCCACAACCGGCGCGTCTACCTTGGCCTCAACCGGTTGCATTGGCGTCTGGCCAACTCGGCTCCCGTCGCCACGTTCGAGCAGTCTGGCTTCACGACCCAGGTGGGAGGTGTGATGGGCGCGAACAACACCGCTCACGTGGCGGGTGCCTCCGTGACCGCGGCCACCGTCCGGTATCGCGAGCCACGAGGAACCTACGTGGGCGGGTCGGGTGACTACTGGGCACCGGATTACAGTCGGCACACCACGGGTCGGGCATTGGACTATTGCATGCGCCATCCCGGGCATGTCGTGGAGGCTGTCCAGCGGGATACCGATGCCCTCAAGCTCTTTGGTGCCGTCCGGAGCACCCATGCCGATGGGCGGCTGTGGCTCGAACCGCGCAAGGTCAACGCCTCCAGCGCGGCGGGCACCACCACCTGGATCCACATGGATACGGGTGACATTCCCATGGCCAAAGAGGAGTTCGTCCTCACCGACGAGGACGCGCGAGGGCCTCGGTGGGATGCGAACCTGATCCTTCGCGGACGGGTGCTTCAACAGGGGTCTGCGCGTCTGGGCACACGGGTCCGGTTGCATCAGGGGGATCAGATCCTCGCCACGACGTATACCGACCTGGAAGGTCGTTTCTCCCTTCGTGTCCGGCAAGGCCAGGTGACGGGCAGCTACACGGTTCGTGCTTCCTACAACCCTCAGTACCCCTATCAACCTCCCCCCGAAGTGGCGGCGCAGGATCTGGAGGCGCCCGCTCAGTCCGTGACCTTCACATACGCGGGAGAGGAGATCATCCTCGGAGACATCACTCTGCCCGAGCCCGTGGCGAACAACCCGGCGGGTCAGTAA
- a CDS encoding glycosyl hydrolase family 18 protein, with translation MTNSSLRPTKTRSRLPDNRSRWLLGATSATLLLTSACTPASGSPDGQDDTTEAASSALRTSGVSFKTVLGNRYVGAQNNGGGAVIATATSAQAWEQFTLDDINGGSLESGDTVFILAGTGQYFQAANGGGSSLNAASANALGWETFRIVKQSGSGVIANGDIVGLQTVTTGHWVSAENGGGGTVFAYGGAFGPWEQLAISGLPSGPTTPPPTTTRTRVVGYLPNWYGSYASWVGRVDFDKLTHVNLAFALGDANGHLELAPSSDLATFVNAAHAKGVKVFPSLCGGGGDGRITPFYQPSKVDAFVDHIIDFVVSNNMDGIDVDVEAPDRMGAAYDTFIAKLIAKARPRGLPVTAAVSQWMQYGMSDTTLRSFDFITVMSYDNAGTWTGAGEHSSYAQAQTALAFYTNKGVSKDKIVLGVPFYGYCWGNCGGQSSTYVLYKDILAKYPNAWNADWISADGAQYSYNGLATMRAKTTLGKQYGGIMIWELAGDQSTSSEQSLLRAIHGALQ, from the coding sequence ATGACCAATTCCAGCCTTCGTCCGACCAAGACCCGTTCCAGACTCCCTGACAACCGCTCCAGGTGGCTCCTGGGTGCCACGAGCGCGACGCTGCTCCTCACGAGCGCATGCACCCCGGCGAGCGGTTCGCCCGACGGGCAGGACGACACCACCGAGGCCGCCTCCAGCGCGCTGCGCACCTCCGGAGTGAGCTTCAAGACGGTGCTCGGCAACCGCTACGTGGGCGCCCAGAACAACGGCGGTGGCGCGGTCATCGCGACGGCGACGAGCGCCCAGGCGTGGGAGCAGTTCACCCTCGATGACATCAATGGTGGCTCGCTCGAGAGCGGAGACACGGTCTTCATCCTCGCGGGCACCGGGCAGTACTTCCAGGCCGCCAACGGCGGCGGCTCCTCGCTCAACGCCGCCAGCGCGAATGCCCTCGGGTGGGAGACGTTCCGCATCGTCAAGCAGAGTGGAAGCGGAGTGATCGCCAACGGCGACATCGTCGGCCTGCAGACGGTGACGACGGGCCACTGGGTGTCCGCGGAGAATGGCGGCGGCGGCACGGTGTTCGCGTACGGCGGCGCGTTCGGCCCGTGGGAGCAGTTGGCGATCTCCGGCCTGCCCTCGGGCCCGACGACGCCGCCGCCGACGACGACGCGGACGCGCGTCGTGGGCTATCTGCCCAACTGGTACGGCTCCTACGCGAGCTGGGTCGGCCGGGTGGACTTCGACAAGCTCACCCATGTGAACCTCGCCTTCGCCCTGGGTGACGCGAACGGGCACCTCGAGCTGGCGCCGAGCAGCGACCTCGCGACGTTCGTGAACGCCGCGCATGCCAAGGGCGTGAAGGTGTTCCCCTCGCTCTGTGGTGGCGGTGGAGACGGCCGGATCACCCCCTTCTACCAGCCCAGCAAGGTCGATGCCTTCGTGGACCACATCATCGACTTCGTGGTGTCGAACAACATGGACGGCATCGACGTGGACGTGGAGGCGCCGGATCGCATGGGTGCCGCGTATGACACGTTCATCGCGAAGTTGATCGCCAAGGCGCGTCCTCGCGGTCTTCCCGTGACGGCCGCCGTCTCGCAGTGGATGCAGTACGGCATGTCGGACACCACGCTGCGGTCCTTCGACTTCATCACCGTCATGTCCTACGACAACGCGGGCACCTGGACGGGCGCGGGCGAGCACTCGAGCTATGCGCAGGCCCAGACCGCGCTCGCCTTCTATACGAACAAGGGGGTGTCGAAGGACAAGATCGTGCTCGGAGTGCCCTTCTACGGCTACTGCTGGGGCAACTGTGGCGGCCAGAGCAGCACGTACGTGCTCTACAAGGACATCCTCGCGAAGTACCCGAACGCCTGGAACGCGGATTGGATCAGCGCCGACGGCGCCCAGTACTCGTACAACGGACTCGCGACCATGCGCGCGAAGACGACCCTGGGCAAGCAGTACGGCGGAATCATGATCTGGGAGCTGGCCGGAGACCAGAGCACCTCGAGCGAGCAGTCCCTGCTTCGCGCCATCCACGGCGCGCTGCAGTAG
- a CDS encoding BlaI/MecI/CopY family transcriptional regulator, producing MSKSSQNEAPRPLTPVELELMQLVWRKDEVSVADVLEALPPERKLAYTSVSTVLRILEQKGVLRSRKVGRGHLYSAVLPREAYELQSVRHLVETVFDGTPSALVERLVEAVPLSPEEVEQIRKLLAKKDPRS from the coding sequence ATGTCCAAGTCATCGCAGAACGAAGCTCCCAGGCCGCTCACGCCCGTGGAGCTGGAGCTGATGCAGCTCGTCTGGCGCAAGGACGAGGTGAGCGTGGCGGACGTGCTCGAGGCACTGCCTCCGGAGAGGAAGCTGGCCTACACCTCGGTGTCCACGGTGCTGCGCATCCTCGAGCAGAAGGGGGTGCTGCGCAGCCGGAAGGTGGGCCGGGGACACCTGTACTCGGCGGTGCTGCCGCGCGAGGCCTACGAGCTTCAGAGCGTGCGCCACCTGGTGGAGACGGTGTTCGACGGCACGCCCTCCGCGCTGGTGGAGCGCCTGGTCGAGGCCGTCCCGCTCTCCCCCGAGGAGGTGGAGCAGATCCGCAAGCTGCTCGCCAAGAAGGACCCGCGATCATGA